A window of the Bacillales bacterium genome harbors these coding sequences:
- a CDS encoding APC family permease gives MYNKLKRLLIGKPLKSYEIKGQQLNKLKALALMSSDALSSVAYGPEQIITVLAAVGIIAFWYSLPIAVGVLILLTALILSYRQIIYAYPQGGGAYMVAKENLGMNFGLVAGGSLLIDYILTVAVSVSAGTDAITSAFPILHEHNIMIAVIIVVIITILNLRGLSESASILAYPVYLFVIALVVLILVGLFQVLTGHVSAVNHAAIGTPVMGIGLFILLKAFSSGCSALTGVEAISNAIPSFKKPSDKNAALTLVMMGCILGGLFSGIVFLTYWFGIAPSAHQTVLSQLSESVFGRQVFYYFIQGTTAMILILAANTGYSAFPLLAVNLAQDKFMPRPFLMRGDRLSYSNGILTLGAASILLIVLFEGNTGNLIPLYAVGVFIPFSLSQTGMTVKWIRTKPKGWVSKLVTNLVGALICYLILVIFFVTKFEKVWVALIFIPLVVSAFHVIHRHYLAVADQLRVDIDEKLDDVKMTENIVIVPVSGITTVVEQSILYAKSLTDNVIAVYIGFSPEAIAKMEKEWKMWETGVRLVTIYSLYRSILTPLSKFIDTVKYKTDQSGARITVVMPQFYTKYWWQSLLHNQSGVLIRAYLVRTKDIAMTTIPYRFKK, from the coding sequence ATGTATAACAAATTGAAACGACTTCTGATCGGGAAGCCGCTTAAATCGTATGAAATCAAAGGGCAGCAACTGAATAAGTTAAAAGCGCTCGCCCTCATGTCGTCCGATGCTTTGTCTTCCGTAGCTTACGGGCCGGAGCAAATTATTACGGTATTGGCGGCCGTTGGTATCATCGCTTTCTGGTACTCCTTGCCGATTGCCGTCGGGGTGTTAATTTTATTAACGGCGTTAATTCTTTCTTACCGGCAAATTATTTATGCCTATCCGCAAGGCGGCGGCGCGTACATGGTCGCCAAGGAAAATCTCGGCATGAATTTTGGGCTCGTGGCCGGCGGTTCTTTGCTTATTGACTATATTTTGACGGTAGCTGTCAGCGTGTCGGCGGGAACCGATGCGATCACATCGGCTTTTCCGATATTACATGAGCATAACATTATGATTGCGGTCATCATCGTCGTCATCATTACGATTTTAAATTTGCGCGGCTTAAGCGAATCGGCGTCGATACTGGCCTATCCCGTGTACTTGTTCGTCATTGCGCTCGTCGTCTTGATCCTCGTCGGGTTGTTTCAAGTGTTGACGGGGCATGTGTCTGCGGTGAATCATGCTGCGATCGGCACGCCGGTGATGGGCATCGGCTTGTTTATTCTTTTAAAGGCATTTTCGTCTGGATGTTCGGCATTGACGGGCGTCGAAGCGATTTCCAATGCGATTCCGAGCTTCAAGAAACCATCGGATAAAAATGCGGCTCTCACGCTCGTGATGATGGGGTGTATTTTGGGAGGTTTGTTTTCCGGCATCGTCTTTCTGACGTATTGGTTCGGCATCGCGCCGTCAGCGCATCAAACGGTGTTGTCGCAATTAAGCGAATCCGTGTTCGGTCGGCAAGTATTTTATTATTTCATCCAAGGCACGACCGCGATGATTCTCATATTGGCGGCGAATACCGGCTATTCTGCCTTCCCGCTCCTTGCGGTCAACCTTGCTCAAGATAAATTTATGCCGCGTCCGTTTTTGATGAGAGGGGACAGGCTCAGCTATTCCAACGGCATTCTTACATTGGGAGCCGCTTCCATCTTATTAATCGTTTTATTTGAGGGCAACACCGGGAATTTAATTCCGTTGTACGCGGTCGGCGTGTTCATTCCGTTTTCTTTATCGCAGACCGGGATGACGGTAAAATGGATTCGGACAAAGCCGAAAGGCTGGGTTTCGAAACTGGTGACCAACTTGGTCGGCGCCTTGATTTGTTACTTGATCTTAGTCATTTTCTTTGTAACGAAATTCGAAAAAGTATGGGTAGCCTTGATATTCATACCGCTTGTCGTGTCCGCTTTCCATGTCATTCATCGACATTATCTTGCTGTAGCTGATCAATTGCGAGTGGATATCGACGAGAAGTTGGACGACGTCAAGATGACAGAAAACATCGTGATCGTCCCCGTTTCCGGAATTACGACCGTGGTGGAACAGTCCATTTTATATGCGAAATCTTTAACCGACAACGTAATTGCGGTTTATATCGGGTTCAGCCCGGAAGCGATCGCGAAGATGGAGAAGGAATGGAAAATGTGGGAGACCGGCGTGAGGTTGGTGACGATCTATTCGCTTTACCGGAGCATCTTGACGCCGCTCAGCAAATTCATCGATACGGTTAAGTACAAGACCGACCAATCTGGGGCGAGAATCACCGTCGTCATGCCGCAGTTTTATACAAAATATTGGTGGCAAAGCTTGCTTCACAATCAATCGGGTGTGTTAATCAGAGCTTATTTGGTAAGGACGAAAGATATTGCGATGACGACAATTCCTTACCGTTTCAAAAAATAA
- a CDS encoding RNA ligase family protein — MTTFEPVVPFEPVTTETIPQGEHWIAQIKWDGVRVLTYYDGTTIELYNRKKNKRTDHYPELHAVKSYCRARSMILDGEVIALGNDGKPSFHEVMRRDGIRRLERVPQIRTQVPITYMVFDVLYVDGTWVHKQPLRERTELLSSIIQPNEHVQLVKSSGYEEMEPLYEVMEKHDMEGIVLKDLRSSYGIGQKNDRWQKKKNYKDLIAVVGGVTLRQGIVNALLLGLYDEKGQFTYIGHAGTGKLKKSEWRQLTETIRPLATEDCPFAIPPGRHKDAVWLQPKLTAKIQFIEWTDGGAVRQPSIQAFMNVPARECRFEQTKETDSR, encoded by the coding sequence ATGACAACTTTCGAGCCGGTCGTTCCTTTTGAACCCGTGACGACGGAAACAATTCCGCAAGGAGAGCATTGGATCGCGCAAATCAAATGGGACGGCGTGAGAGTATTGACTTATTATGACGGGACAACGATTGAATTGTACAATCGAAAAAAAAACAAACGCACCGATCATTATCCAGAGCTGCATGCAGTGAAATCGTATTGCCGCGCACGGTCGATGATTTTAGACGGCGAAGTGATCGCACTCGGGAACGACGGGAAACCGTCTTTTCATGAGGTGATGCGCAGGGACGGCATTCGCCGCTTGGAACGTGTCCCGCAAATACGGACCCAAGTGCCGATTACTTACATGGTGTTTGACGTGCTTTATGTTGACGGAACATGGGTACATAAGCAGCCGCTGCGCGAACGGACGGAACTGCTGTCGTCAATCATCCAACCGAACGAACACGTGCAGCTCGTGAAATCAAGCGGTTATGAAGAAATGGAACCGTTGTACGAGGTCATGGAGAAACATGACATGGAAGGCATTGTCTTGAAAGATTTGCGCAGCTCCTACGGCATTGGCCAAAAAAACGACCGCTGGCAAAAGAAAAAAAATTACAAAGACCTGATCGCGGTTGTCGGCGGCGTTACGCTTCGCCAAGGGATTGTGAATGCCCTGCTGCTCGGGTTATACGACGAAAAAGGACAATTCACGTACATCGGCCATGCCGGCACCGGTAAGTTGAAAAAATCAGAATGGCGGCAGCTGACGGAAACGATCCGGCCGTTGGCGACGGAAGACTGCCCTTTTGCGATTCCGCCGGGGCGGCATAAAGATGCCGTCTGGCTGCAACCGAAACTGACGGCGAAAATTCAATTTATCGAATGGACAGACGGCGGTGCCGTGCGGCAGCCGAGCATACAAGCCTTCATGAACGTCCCAGCCCGTGAATGCCGCTTTGAACAAACAAAAGAGACGGATTCGCGTTGA
- a CDS encoding dipeptide ABC transporter ATP-binding protein — protein MNKALVRVENLKKDFRISRSVFSVKKDRVRAVNGLNFSIYEGETLGIVGESGCGKSTTGRLLLNLIKPTEGSVHFEGRDLTSLTYREMKKARKDFQMIFQDPYASLNPRMTVKQILEEPLVTHRSPDREKRIRKLIDAVGIPESYLDRNPHQFSGGQRQRIGIARALMLNPKFIVADEPVAALDVSIQAQILNLMIDLQKELHLTYLFIAHDLGVVQYISDRIAVMYLGEIVELAESDELYERPLHPYTKALLSAIPVPDPERKPEKIQLKGEIPSPVHPPSGCKFHTRCPLATEKCRTQAPPYRELRKSHYVACHYAQ, from the coding sequence ATGAATAAGGCGCTTGTCCGCGTTGAGAACTTAAAAAAAGACTTTCGCATTTCCAGAAGCGTGTTTTCTGTAAAAAAAGATCGCGTTCGCGCAGTTAATGGGTTGAATTTCTCCATTTACGAAGGCGAGACACTCGGCATCGTTGGGGAGTCCGGTTGCGGTAAATCAACGACCGGAAGGTTGTTGTTGAATTTAATCAAGCCTACGGAAGGCAGTGTCCATTTTGAAGGACGGGATTTGACGTCGTTGACGTATCGGGAAATGAAAAAGGCACGCAAGGATTTTCAGATGATTTTTCAAGATCCGTACGCTTCGTTGAATCCTAGAATGACAGTCAAGCAAATTTTGGAGGAGCCGCTCGTTACGCACCGATCACCGGATCGCGAAAAAAGAATCCGAAAGCTGATCGATGCCGTTGGGATTCCGGAAAGTTATCTTGACCGTAACCCGCACCAATTTTCCGGCGGGCAACGACAAAGAATCGGGATTGCGCGGGCGCTCATGTTGAATCCGAAATTCATCGTCGCCGATGAACCTGTGGCGGCTCTCGACGTGTCGATTCAGGCACAAATTTTGAATTTAATGATCGATTTGCAGAAGGAGCTTCATTTAACGTACTTGTTTATTGCCCATGATTTAGGTGTCGTACAATACATCAGCGACCGCATTGCGGTGATGTATCTCGGGGAAATCGTGGAGCTCGCTGAAAGTGATGAATTGTATGAACGTCCGCTCCATCCTTATACGAAGGCGCTGTTATCTGCGATTCCGGTTCCGGATCCTGAAAGAAAGCCGGAGAAAATTCAATTAAAAGGGGAGATCCCGAGTCCGGTACACCCGCCCTCAGGGTGCAAATTTCATACTCGCTGCCCGCTGGCGACGGAAAAATGCCGAACACAAGCGCCGCCATATCGCGAATTGCGAAAATCTCACTATGTCGCCTGTCATTATGCGCAATAA
- a CDS encoding GAF domain-containing protein encodes MDLENLTNQLACRFNQHEASVWVKTKAADYKCLARSSADLTHETKIREVEASAEQSFHVVGKHKVCFFGEYVLVFDGHRPIRDVEGLTSYLMEHRAWFDLLCTVASMKQSGQAHRLLMEVAHTISSSMHDEKLLDIIIESAISALPAADKGFLFLYDETSGKLLVKSAVGFTKAAYLKTQLSPGEAITGQVFQSGQPLLLNGEENIVKAMANMTKENRRHYLDAVDDVDYPDSIISAPLVYQEETIGVLMIDSFKKDEHFMAADLEVLQALANHVAVAIVHSELFEKEKSQRKKLQVIHNTLKHEHWRLQQTTDLHYRLSSIATQGRGLTSMVRAMYDTVQTSIGLFDTLLKPIAWAGDNAKLTLPNDFLKLPEVQKAMKTKKWQLTQSAEDEQLIVLPVYGTNHLLGFLCAEVTNDEEAEKNIFLLEYGTTILTLEWLKIEAVEETKKRMRGHLFDEILLGDINVQLIKQAKSLGLDAEAHYLVIAVNDRAGLSETPAVSHYGYEQERWYSYLNNKLERMGMQGFVVQKKREIVVIVSFQKNKTDFRRREIREKVEELFGFSDELFAGIGRMRKGLVYIGKSYKEAKQCLDLLKKSKSIGRRLLHFSEMGAYRFFLKHDPEDIKSFIDDLLGPIMRYDRKKNGELFQTLLAYVKHDKDNRKITSELNIHFNTLYYRMARVQEITGVDFAHSQDWFDIQLACQMYGYIREKEESEPNRPD; translated from the coding sequence ATGGATCTTGAAAATCTTACAAACCAATTGGCTTGCCGATTCAATCAGCACGAGGCTTCTGTATGGGTGAAAACGAAAGCTGCGGATTACAAGTGTCTTGCCCGTTCATCAGCGGATCTCACCCATGAGACGAAAATTCGGGAGGTCGAGGCTTCCGCAGAACAAAGCTTTCACGTCGTCGGAAAACATAAAGTTTGTTTTTTTGGCGAATATGTTCTCGTTTTCGACGGTCATCGGCCGATTCGCGATGTCGAGGGACTGACGAGTTACCTCATGGAACATCGCGCCTGGTTTGACTTGCTGTGTACAGTTGCTTCGATGAAACAAAGCGGCCAGGCGCATCGGCTGCTCATGGAAGTGGCCCACACAATCTCTTCATCGATGCACGACGAGAAGTTGCTCGATATCATCATCGAATCCGCAATTTCAGCATTACCGGCGGCCGACAAAGGGTTTTTGTTTCTATATGACGAAACTTCGGGCAAACTGCTCGTAAAGTCGGCGGTCGGATTCACTAAAGCGGCGTATTTGAAAACACAGCTTTCTCCGGGGGAAGCAATTACGGGACAAGTGTTTCAATCGGGGCAGCCTCTGTTGCTGAATGGGGAAGAGAACATTGTCAAGGCGATGGCGAACATGACCAAAGAGAACCGCCGTCATTATTTGGATGCCGTTGACGACGTCGATTATCCAGACAGCATCATCTCTGCTCCTCTCGTTTATCAAGAAGAGACCATCGGTGTTTTGATGATCGACAGTTTTAAAAAAGACGAGCATTTCATGGCGGCCGACCTTGAAGTGCTGCAGGCGCTTGCGAACCATGTAGCGGTAGCGATCGTACACTCGGAGTTATTCGAAAAGGAAAAGAGCCAACGGAAAAAGCTGCAGGTGATCCATAACACGTTAAAGCATGAACATTGGCGGCTCCAGCAAACGACCGATCTGCATTACCGTTTGTCTTCGATCGCGACACAAGGAAGAGGGCTTACTTCGATGGTCCGCGCCATGTATGATACCGTACAGACGTCCATCGGGCTTTTCGATACGTTGTTAAAACCGATTGCTTGGGCCGGGGACAACGCAAAGCTCACTCTTCCGAATGATTTTCTGAAGCTGCCCGAAGTACAGAAAGCGATGAAAACGAAAAAATGGCAGTTGACACAATCCGCGGAAGACGAGCAGTTGATCGTATTGCCGGTTTACGGAACGAACCATTTGCTCGGTTTTTTATGTGCCGAAGTGACGAACGACGAAGAAGCGGAAAAGAACATCTTCCTGCTCGAATACGGAACAACGATTTTGACCCTTGAATGGCTGAAAATCGAGGCGGTCGAGGAAACGAAGAAAAGAATGCGAGGCCATTTGTTTGACGAAATTCTCCTCGGTGATATAAACGTTCAATTGATTAAGCAGGCGAAAAGCCTCGGACTCGACGCGGAAGCGCACTATCTTGTGATTGCTGTAAACGACAGGGCGGGTCTTTCCGAAACGCCCGCTGTTTCACATTACGGGTATGAACAGGAACGGTGGTATTCGTACCTCAATAACAAACTCGAAAGAATGGGCATGCAAGGATTTGTCGTACAAAAGAAGCGGGAGATCGTCGTCATCGTCTCGTTTCAAAAAAACAAAACGGATTTTCGTCGCCGAGAAATCAGAGAAAAAGTCGAGGAATTGTTTGGTTTTTCAGACGAGCTGTTTGCCGGCATCGGGCGCATGAGGAAAGGGCTTGTTTACATTGGGAAGTCGTATAAAGAGGCGAAACAGTGCCTCGATTTGTTAAAAAAATCGAAGAGCATCGGGCGCCGTTTGCTGCATTTCTCCGAGATGGGGGCTTATCGATTTTTTTTAAAACATGACCCTGAAGATATTAAATCTTTCATCGATGATTTGCTCGGTCCTATTATGCGTTACGACCGCAAGAAAAACGGCGAGCTTTTCCAGACGTTGTTGGCCTATGTGAAGCATGATAAAGACAATAGGAAGATTACTTCCGAATTGAACATTCACTTTAATACGCTCTATTATCGAATGGCGAGAGTTCAAGAGATTACAGGGGTGGATTTCGCCCATTCGCAAGATTGGTTCGACATTCAGCTCGCTTGCCAAATGTACGGCTATATTCGGGAAAAGGAGGAGTCGGAGCCGAACCGACCCGATTGA
- a CDS encoding ABC transporter ATP-binding protein, whose amino-acid sequence MGDKILDVKGLKTYFQTRKGLVKAVDGVDFSVERGEILGIVGESGCGKSVTSQSIMGLVGDQKNETVEGEILFKGQDLLKLSSEHMRKIRGKQAAMVFQDPMTSLNPAYSVGSQIAEIPIIHEKENSRTAWEKAVKMLEKVGIPSPNERARHYPHQFSGGMRQRGVIAMSLAGDPDLLIADEPTTALDVTIQAQVLELLNRLRDEMNSAIVLVTHDLGVVAELCDQVAVMYAGKIVEKASVNQLFRNPRHPYTKGLLASLPKPGSKERLKPIDGQPPNLYELPEGCRFAERCPMAFDKCFRQSPELFAVDAEHESACWLEEVDNGNE is encoded by the coding sequence ATGGGCGATAAAATATTGGATGTCAAAGGGTTAAAAACATATTTTCAAACACGGAAAGGCTTGGTGAAAGCGGTCGACGGCGTCGATTTTTCGGTCGAACGCGGCGAGATCCTCGGCATCGTCGGGGAATCGGGGTGCGGCAAAAGCGTGACCTCGCAATCGATTATGGGACTTGTCGGCGACCAGAAAAACGAGACTGTAGAAGGTGAAATACTTTTTAAAGGCCAAGATTTATTGAAGTTGTCATCCGAACACATGAGAAAAATACGCGGGAAACAAGCAGCGATGGTATTTCAAGATCCAATGACATCATTGAATCCCGCCTACTCAGTGGGTTCGCAAATTGCGGAAATTCCGATCATCCATGAAAAAGAAAACAGTCGGACGGCATGGGAAAAAGCCGTGAAAATGCTTGAAAAGGTAGGCATTCCGTCGCCGAATGAGAGAGCGAGGCATTATCCGCATCAATTCAGCGGGGGGATGAGGCAAAGAGGCGTCATCGCGATGTCTCTCGCAGGAGATCCCGATTTACTGATAGCAGATGAACCGACGACGGCGTTAGATGTGACGATTCAAGCTCAAGTGCTTGAATTATTGAATCGGCTGCGCGATGAAATGAATTCAGCAATCGTGTTGGTTACGCACGACCTTGGCGTCGTGGCCGAACTGTGCGATCAAGTAGCGGTGATGTATGCCGGCAAAATCGTCGAGAAAGCATCGGTAAACCAACTTTTTCGAAATCCGCGCCATCCCTACACAAAAGGATTGTTGGCCTCGTTGCCGAAACCGGGTTCGAAAGAACGGCTGAAACCGATCGATGGGCAACCGCCGAATTTATATGAGCTTCCCGAAGGTTGTCGGTTTGCAGAGCGCTGTCCGATGGCGTTCGACAAATGCTTCCGGCAATCCCCGGAATTGTTCGCGGTTGATGCAGAACACGAATCTGCATGTTGGTTGGAGGAGGTTGACAATGGAAATGAATAA
- a CDS encoding ABC transporter permease encodes MSEIIYRFCKNRLALAGFIIIAVLFACALAAPIIAPYGPLQMKPSDMLSPPSVVHWFGTDQFGRDIFSRIIYGTRISFKVGLISVSISLVSGGIIGIVAGYYGGIVDSALSRVVDVLFSFPDILLGLIIMAVLGASLTNLMIAVGIVYTPIFARIARGAVLAIKDSLYIEAARSIGVGHLKIMFRHILPNSLAPLIVQVSLSLAFAILAEAALSFLGLGASPDTPSWGNMLREGKDWMEQAWWIAVFPGIAITFAVFSFNVVGDGLRDAIDPKLKDESA; translated from the coding sequence GTGAGTGAAATTATTTATCGTTTTTGCAAAAACCGTCTGGCGCTTGCCGGATTCATCATCATTGCCGTATTGTTTGCGTGCGCACTTGCCGCGCCTATCATCGCTCCTTACGGTCCGTTGCAAATGAAGCCGAGCGATATGTTGTCGCCGCCAAGCGTTGTACATTGGTTCGGAACAGATCAATTCGGGCGGGACATTTTCAGCAGGATCATTTATGGGACACGGATCTCGTTCAAGGTTGGGCTGATTTCGGTCAGCATTTCGCTCGTCAGCGGGGGGATCATCGGGATTGTAGCCGGTTATTATGGCGGGATTGTTGATTCTGCATTGTCGCGAGTCGTCGACGTGCTGTTTTCATTTCCTGACATATTGCTCGGGTTGATCATCATGGCCGTTCTCGGTGCCAGTTTAACGAACTTGATGATTGCGGTCGGCATCGTTTACACGCCGATTTTTGCTCGAATCGCGAGAGGGGCGGTGTTGGCAATTAAAGATTCGCTCTATATAGAGGCGGCACGATCGATCGGCGTTGGGCACTTGAAAATCATGTTCCGCCATATTTTGCCCAATTCATTAGCTCCACTGATCGTGCAAGTAAGTTTATCGCTCGCTTTTGCCATCCTTGCGGAGGCGGCGTTAAGTTTTCTCGGCCTTGGTGCGTCACCGGATACACCGTCATGGGGCAACATGCTGCGCGAAGGCAAGGACTGGATGGAGCAAGCTTGGTGGATTGCGGTCTTTCCCGGCATTGCGATTACTTTTGCCGTCTTCAGTTTTAACGTCGTTGGAGATGGTCTTCGCGACGCAATCGATCCGAAATTGAAAGACGAGTCCGCCTAA
- a CDS encoding ABC transporter permease: MVKYIAKRILISLPVLFGISLVAFFVVRLVPGDTVTAMLGTNYSEHEADLIRHRYGLDKPIYVQYGIWLLNLLHGDFGVSSFTHRPVLQLIFERLPITLELTILSVSFAVLFAIPFGTYAAILRNSPVDYGTGFFGLLGLSIPNFWLGTMLVLYFSLYLGWLPSSGFVGFLEDPLGNAKSMLLPTLTLGTAVGAVIMRMTRSSMLEITREEYIKVARAKGVKRARLIWKHAIKNAMIPVITIIGVQVGYLMGGSVVIEQIFALPGIGRLALHAITNRDYPLLQGTILFIATFFVVINLLVDIIYAFLNPKIRY; the protein is encoded by the coding sequence ATGGTTAAATATATCGCGAAACGAATACTCATTTCTCTTCCCGTTTTGTTCGGCATTTCGCTCGTGGCTTTTTTCGTTGTTCGGCTCGTCCCGGGTGATACCGTGACGGCAATGCTTGGCACGAATTACAGCGAACACGAGGCGGACTTGATCCGCCATCGATATGGCCTCGACAAACCCATTTACGTCCAATACGGAATCTGGCTGTTGAATTTGTTACATGGCGATTTCGGTGTTTCCTCATTCACGCACCGTCCAGTGCTTCAGTTGATCTTCGAGCGGTTGCCAATCACCTTAGAACTGACCATTCTCAGTGTATCTTTCGCCGTACTGTTTGCTATTCCATTTGGTACGTATGCGGCAATTCTTCGCAACAGCCCGGTCGATTACGGGACGGGTTTTTTCGGATTGCTTGGACTGTCCATTCCAAATTTTTGGCTGGGTACGATGCTTGTGCTTTATTTTTCGCTGTACCTCGGCTGGTTGCCTTCAAGCGGCTTTGTCGGATTTCTCGAAGATCCATTAGGCAATGCGAAGTCGATGTTGTTGCCGACGCTGACACTTGGTACGGCGGTCGGCGCAGTCATTATGCGGATGACACGTTCATCGATGCTGGAAATCACACGTGAGGAGTACATCAAGGTGGCGCGGGCGAAAGGCGTCAAAAGAGCACGGCTGATTTGGAAACATGCGATCAAAAACGCGATGATTCCGGTCATAACGATCATCGGTGTGCAAGTCGGATATTTAATGGGAGGATCCGTGGTCATCGAGCAAATTTTTGCATTGCCGGGCATTGGGCGGCTCGCCTTGCATGCGATCACGAATAGAGATTATCCGCTGCTGCAAGGGACGATATTGTTTATCGCGACATTTTTCGTCGTCATAAATTTGTTGGTTGACATCATTTATGCTTTTTTGAACCCGAAAATTCGTTATTAA
- a CDS encoding DUF1028 domain-containing protein: protein MRDASISIITACPKTDDLAVVVVSSFPAVGAYTPIVRRGAGIVCMLGWFYPEVAIDGLDCLEQGLTANVALNKMLTNPRGSREYPVTVLDNYGNVSAYSHPDNQAHGSHLVGDRLVVQVHGFTQDKLTYRIKKTFESAEGDIAARLMEGLRKGVPSELAVELGLRSAALVVARDPIIPYLSLRIDEHEHPLEELARLSEELKPPLERRFLKSIGEKRMASK, encoded by the coding sequence GTGAGAGACGCGAGTATTTCAATCATCACCGCTTGTCCGAAAACCGATGATCTCGCCGTCGTCGTCGTCAGCTCGTTTCCAGCCGTCGGAGCCTACACGCCGATTGTCAGGCGCGGTGCAGGTATCGTCTGTATGTTAGGATGGTTTTATCCCGAAGTCGCCATTGACGGTCTTGATTGTTTGGAACAAGGGTTGACAGCAAACGTAGCTTTGAACAAAATGTTGACGAACCCGAGAGGGTCGAGGGAATATCCTGTAACTGTATTGGATAATTACGGAAATGTTTCCGCTTACTCGCATCCGGACAATCAAGCCCATGGCAGCCATCTTGTCGGTGATCGGCTTGTTGTACAAGTTCACGGTTTCACGCAAGATAAATTGACTTATCGCATTAAAAAAACGTTCGAAAGTGCAGAAGGGGATATTGCTGCGCGCTTGATGGAAGGTTTAAGAAAGGGAGTACCTTCGGAGCTGGCAGTGGAGTTGGGTCTTCGCTCAGCTGCTCTGGTCGTAGCGAGAGATCCGATTATTCCTTATTTAAGCCTGCGGATCGACGAGCATGAGCATCCGCTGGAAGAGTTGGCGAGGTTATCCGAGGAGTTGAAACCGCCGTTAGAGAGGCGATTTTTGAAATCGATCGGCGAAAAGCGAATGGCCTCAAAATAG